Proteins encoded within one genomic window of Episyrphus balteatus chromosome 1, idEpiBalt1.1, whole genome shotgun sequence:
- the LOC129905711 gene encoding G2/mitotic-specific cyclin-B, with amino-acid sequence MSTQMRIKYDENKVAENKLLPTKKFGLQNGQETKRSALGELGNRAVLRTVRDGQKDLKDTKINQINLKNAKPKVDTNWKKPAQVIANNLQPAAAKTNSLKSNIVTRSNSIKSSSVTTGLSNAATLKQLPKPNQATTITAKVVKIENNPSHVRYINKPKIEPSTTKQQQQQIPVGTTIRREDSNLSRRSLSKLKAAIKQQSNIKPTAVAVVSSIRSTPAPESDDKKDAEDAKCKSNVIDVQSHSAKLLDAVENIDADDTENPILVSEYVNEIYAYLFYLETQMPVGPDHLKDQKEVIPKMRAILIDWINEVHHQFHLVPETFHMCVAIIDRYLQAVKTTSRQHLQMVGVTSLFIASKYEELFPPAIGDFIYITDDTYTKNQLLDMEVKIMKALDFNLSRPLPIHFLRRFSKAASAEDCHHAMSKYFLELVTTEYSMAHYRPSEIAAASLYLSLQLMNPSKTPTDEIWNPTLEFYSRYSAEHLKPITRQIATLAKNASSAKLKAVYVKYQSFQLGKISLRSELKGPVIDAIIAKE; translated from the exons ATGTCCACCCAAATGAGAATCAAATACGAcgag aACAAAGTCGCTGAAAACAAATTGCTGCCAACTAAAAAATTTGGATTACAAAATGGCCAAGAAACTAAACGATCGGCTCTTGGAGAGCTGGGGAACCGTGCTGTTCTAAGAACAGTTAGAGATGGCCAAAAAGA tTTGAAAGATACgaaaattaatcaaattaatttgaaaaatgctaAACCAAAAGTGGACACAAATTGGAAAAAACCAGCACAAGTAATTGCTAACAATTTGCAGCCTGCTGCTGCTAAAACCAACTCGCTGAAATCCAACATTGTCACGCGGTCGAATTCGATCAAGTCTTCTTCAGTAACAACGGGACTATCGAATGCCGCTACTTTAAAACAACTTCCCAAACCCAACCAAGCAACGACAATCACCGCGAAAGtagtgaaaattgaaaataatccTTCTCATGTTCGAT atatcaaTAAACCAAAAATCGAACCTTCAACCAccaaacaacagcaacaacaaataccaGTTGGGACAACAATCCGAAGGGAAGATAGTAATCTATCTCGTCGGTCATTGTCCAAATTGAAGGCTGCTATTAAACAGCAATCTAACATTAAACCAactgctgttgctgttgtttcTAGTATAAGGTCAACTCCTGCTCCAGAATCTGATGATAAAAAGGATGCTGAAGATGCTAAATGTAAATCGAATGTCATTGATGTTCAATCACATTCAGCCAAACTTCTTGATgcg GTGGAAAATATCGATGCGGACGATACGGAAAACCCAATTTTGGTTTCAGAATATGTCAACGAAATATACgcatatctcttttacttggAAACACAAATGCCAGTTGGACCAGATCACTTGAAAGATCAAAAGGAG GTCATTCCGAAAATGCGTGCTATTCTGATTGACTGGATCAACGAAGTACACCACCAATTCCACTTGGTTCCAGAAACATTTCACATGTGTGTAGCAATAATCGACCGTTATTTGCAAGCCGTTAAGACGACATCTCGTCAACATCTTCAAATGGTTGGCGTTACGTCACTCTTCATCGCCTCAAAATACGAAGAACTCTTTCCGCCAGCAATTGGTGATTTTATCTACATTACTGATGACacatatacaaaaaatcaactctTGGACATGGAAGTTAAAATTATGAAAGCACTCGACTTCAATCTATCTCGCCCTTTGCCAATTCACTTCTTGCGCCGTTTCTCGAAAGCAGCCAGTGCCGAAGATTGTCATCATGCTATGTCCAAGTACTTTTTGGAACTTGTTACAACTGAGTACTCAATGGCCCATTATCGTCCATCAGAA ATTGCTGCCGCCTCATTATATCTTTCACTGCAGCTGATGAATCCATCGAAAACCCCCACAGATGAAATTTGGAATCCCACTCTTGAATTCTACTCACGTTACAGTGCGGAACATTTGAAGCCCATCACCCGGCAGATTGCAACGCTTGCCAAAAATGCATCCTCTGCAAAACTGAAGGCCGTTTATGTGAAGTACCAATCCTTCCAGTTGGGCAAAATCTCCTTGCGTTCAGAATTGAAGGGACCCGTGATAGACGCAATCATCGCGAAGgaataa